TTCTCGGGGTGATGTCGGCCTACGCTTTCGCCTTCCTTCGCTTCCCTGGCCGCGACCTGCTCTTCCTGCTGGTCATCGCGGCTCTCATGGTGCCGAACGAGATCACCATCATCTCCAACTACGCGCTGGTGGCCTCCCTGGGCTGGCGCGATTCGTACCTCGGCGTCATTGTGCCGCTGGCGGGCGTAGCCTTCGGCGCGTTCTTGATGCGCAACCACTTCCAATCGTTGCCGAGGGAGATCCTCGAAGCATCCAAGATGGACGGGGCGAACTTCTTCACCACCATGTTCCGGGTGGTGTTGCCGTTGTCATGGCCGACCCTCTCGGCGTTCGTCCTGATCACAGTCGTCACCGAATGGAACCAGTACCTGTGGCCGTTCCTCATCACGGATACCCCACGGGCAGCCACGCTGCCTGTCGGGCTGACGCGTCTGCAGGACGCGGAAGGTCTGACGAACTGGGCGCCTGTGATGGCGGGAACGGTCCTGACCACCTTGCCCATGATCATCATCTTCCTCGTCCTACAGAGACAGATGATCAAGGGCCTCACAGCGGGCGCCGTTAAAGGTTAGCCCTCACCAACACGAACAAGGAGTTCACATGTCACGCACACCACTTCGATCACGCCTCATCGGGCTCGGCATGGCGCTTGTCGCCACTGCGGGATTGACCGCCTGCGCCGGAGGCAGCATGTCCGCTGGTTCTGCTGGCCAGGAAGGCGACCCCTCTACCATCACCTTCTGGTCGAACCACCCGGGTTCTTCTCGCGACACGGAGCTCGCTCTTATTGAAGAGTTTGAGAAACAGAATCCCGACCTCGACGTCGAGCTCGTGACGGCGGGCTCCAACTACGAGGAAGTTGCTCAGCGCTTCAACGCCGCTCTCGCGGGTGGCGACCTTCCGGACGTCGTTGTCGCGTCCGATGTCACCTGGTTCAACTTCGCACTCAACGAGGCGACGACCCCGCTGGAAGATCTGTGGCAGGAAAACAACATTGACGCCGAGTCCTACGTGGATACGCTTCGTGACGACTACGAGTACAACGGCAAGCACTACGGCGTGCCCTACGCGCGCTCGACGAACTTGATGTACTGGAACACCGACGATCTTCAGGCCGCAGGTCTGCCCACGGACCGTGGCCCCGAAACCTGGCAGGAGTTCGATAAGTGGGCGCAAAAAATCAAGGCTGATCTGAACAAGCCTGCGCTGACGATCCCGGATGGCTCGAACTACTTGGACTGGTACTTCCAGGGCATGGTCTGGGCATTCGACGGTGCGTACTCGGATGAGTGGACGCCGACGTTTACCTCGCCAGGGACGATTGAGGCTGGCAAGTTCCTGCAGGATCAGGTGCGAAAGGGCCACGTGGAAATTTCGACAGATCCGACCGTTGCTTTCGGCAACGGCAACGTCTCGGGCTTGCTCCAGTCCACCGGCTCGCTAGGGGGGCTGAACAAGTCCGCCACGGTCCCGTTTATCACGACGTTCCTTCCTGGCCCCAGCCCGTCTGCGGCAACTGGTGGTGCTGGCCTGGCAATCCCGAACGGTATCTCCGATGAACGCAAAGCCAACGCGGTGAAGTTTGCGGACTTCATGACCAACGAGGAGAACACGATCACCTTCTCGCAGGCGACCGGGTACATGCCCGTGCGCAAGGATGCGGTCACCAACCCGCGTGAGGAGCAATTCCTGAACGAAAACCCGAATGCGCGCACCGCGATTGAGCAGCTCGGGGAAAACACCCAGCCCCAGGACTACGCCCGCGTCTTTGTTCCTGGCGGCGGCCAGCGCATTGGAGCGGCGTTGGACCGCATCACCATCGGCAACGAGGACGTCGAGACGGTCTTTGACGAGCTGAACAAAGAAACCGAGCAAGTCGTCAAGCGCGACATCGAGCCGAAGCTCTAACAAGGGAAAAACCATGGCGACAGTAGTTTTTCGGCAGGCCTCGCGGATCTTCGATCCGGAGCGGCCATCCGCTGCAAACCGTATCAACCTCGAAATTGCTGACGGGGAATTCTTGGTTCTGGTCGGCCCCTCCGGTTGCGGCAAGTCAACGACACTGAGGATGCTCGCAGGTCTTGAACCAGTCGACGAGGGCGAGATTCTGATCGACGGAGAGGATGTCGCGCGGACTCAACCGCGTGACCGCGACGTCGCCATGGTTTTCCAATCCTATGCTCTTTACCCGAATATGACCGCACGCCAGAACATGGCCTTTGCGTTGAAGAACGCGAAAGTGGATCGGGCAGTCATCGAAGAACGCGTCGCGTTCGCGGCTCGCATGCTCGAACTCGAGGACCTGCTTGACAAGAAGCCCGCGGCGATGTCTGGCGGTCAGCGACAGCGAGTGGCAATGGGTCGCGCGATTGTGCGCCAGCCCAAGGTATTCCTCATGGACGAGCCCTTGAGCAACTTGGATGCGAAGTTGCGTGTGTCCACGCGAGCACAGATCCTAGAGCTGCAGCGCAGCCTGGGAACCACAACCGTATACGTCACTCACGATCAAACGGAAGCGATGACGATGGGCGATCGTGTGTGCGTGCTCAAGCAGGGCGTGGTCCAGCAGGTTGATACTCCGCGCACCCTGTACACCAACCCCGGCAATTCCTTCGTGGCCGGTTTCATTGGCACACCGGCCATTACGCTTATCGACGCCGTCGAGGTCAACAACGCGACCGCGACCATTGGAAGCGTGCAGTACAACATCCCGAGCGCGATCGCGTCCAAGATCAATGAGGCGAATGTGCTAGTCGGTGTGCGCCCAGAGAATTGGGAGATTGTTGGAGTAGGTGCCGGCGCTGCGGGCCGGGCAGTGCCGGTCGTGGTTAACATTATCGAGCACCTCGGCGCGCAACAGTACGTTTACGGGACCTGTGCTGCGGATGCTGGCGTGAGCGTGCGCGGCGAAAATATCACCGTGGAGGTCCCGCGCGGGGTTGAGATTGAGAAGGGGGACACAATCTATCTCCGGCCTGCGGCAGGCGGGGCGTTGTTCTTCCACCCAGAGACCGAGATCAACTACGACTACCTCTGAGCCCTAGGCGCTGAACACCAAATCACCCCCCACCCACGTCTGCCACGTCAGCGGCATACCGGGGCGGTAGGCGAGGTCGATTGCGCTCGTGGTGTTCAGAACGTGCAGGTCCGCTGCCGCGCCGGGCACCAGGGTGCCTTTGGCGGGGCGGCCTGATGGGTCCTTGCCGCCGCCGACGTCATGGCGGCGCAGGGCCTTGGCGCCTCCGGTGGTCGCAGCGGTGATCGCCTCGTCGAGGCTCAAGTGCTGCTGCAGCACCGCGGTGGTGACGCAGAAGTTCATCGACGAGGTGAACGAGGTGCCGGGGTTCAAGTTGGAGGCGATGGCGACGGTCACGCCGGCGTCGAGAAGCGTGCGCGCAGGCGCGAGCTTTTCGCGGGTGGACAAGTCGCAGGCGGGCAGGATGGTTGCCACCGTCTCCGAGCCGGCGAGCAGCTCGATGTCGGACTCGGTGAGGTGGTTGACGTGGTCGACGCTGGCCGCGCCGAGCTCCACTGCCAGGCGCACGCCCGGGCCCTCGCCGAGCTGGTTGCCGTGCACGCGCAGGCCCAGGCCCGCGGCACGGCCGGCCTCGAGCACGCGGCGCGACTGCGCCTCGGTGAACGCGCCGCGCTCGCAGAACACGTCGATCCACTGCACGTGTTCGCGCACCGCTTCGAGCATGGGGCCGACGACTTCGCCGACGTAGGTCTCCGGGTCGGCACCTGGCGGGACGAGATGCGCGCCGAGGAAGGTGACGTCGCCGACGTGGCGCGCGGCCACCTTCGCGGCCTCGGCCTCGGAGGCGACGTCGAGGCCGTAGCCGGTTTTCGTCTCGAAGCTGGTGGTTCCACCGGCGTGGCCTGCGGCGACGCGCTCGGCCACCAGGGCGTCGAGACGCGCCGTGCTCGCCTGTCGGGTGGCCTCCATGGTTACCGCGATGCCGCCGGCGGCGTAGGACTTTCCCGCCATGCGGGCCTCGAATTCGTCCGCGCGGTTGCCGTCGAAGACCATGTGGGTATGGGAATCCACCCAACCGGGTAGCACCGCGCGCCCGCCGAGGTCGACTGTCTCGTCGGCGGGCGGGGCCTGGTCAGCGGGGCCGACCCACTCGATGAGACCGCCGCGGGTGAGAAGGGCGGCGTCGTGAACCGTGCCGAGCTCAGAGACGGTGCGCAGCTCCGAGATTCCGGTAAGGAGGGTAGCCATGGTGCGCACCCTAGTCGCGTGCCGTGAACTTCATCGGGATGCGCACGCCGCGCTCTTCGGCCACCCCGTGCGCGCGGGTGTAGCCGGCGTCAACGTGGCGGATCACACCCATGCCCGGGTCGTTGGTGAGCACAGCCTTCAGCTTCGCCTCGGCGAGCTGCGTGCCGTCGGCCACCGTGACCTGCCCGGTGTGGATGGAGCGGCCCATCCCGACGCCGCCGCCGTGGTGGATGGACACCCAGGTCGCCCCGCCGGCGACGGCGGTCATGGCGTTGAGCAGCGGCCAGTCGGCCACGGCGTCAGTGCCATCCAACATCGCCTCCGTCTCGCGGTAGGGCGAGGCCACGGAGCCGGAATCGAGGTGGTCGCGGCCGATGACGATCGGCGCTTTGACCTTGCCCTCCTTGACCAGGTTGTTAAAGATCACCCCGGCCTTGGCGCGCTCGCCGTAGCCGAGCCAGCAGATGCGCGCGGGAAGGCCCTCGAACTCGACGTACTCCTCGGCAGCGTCAAGCCAGTGGTGCAGGTGCTCGTTGTCGGGGAAGGCGTCCTTGATCGCCTGGTCGGTGACCTTGATGTCTTCCGGGTCGCCGGACAGCGCCACCCAGCGGAAGGGGCCGAGGCCCTCGCAGAACAGCGGGCGGATGTAGGCGGGCACGAAGCCGGGGAACTCGAAGGCGCGCGTGTAGCCGGCCTTGCGGGCCTCGTCGCGGATGGAGTTGCCGTAGTCGAAGACCTCGGCGCCTGAGTCCTTGAACTCGACCATCGCCTGGACCTGGGTGGCCATCGCCTCGCGTGCCTTCTTGGTGAAGGTCACCGGGTCGGCGGCCGCCTCGGCGTGCCATTGATCCACGGTGATCTCGGTGGGAAGGTACGCCAGCGGGTCGTGGGCGGAGGTCTGGTCGGTGACGATGTCCACGGTGAGCTCGCCGGCGCGGTGGCGGCGCAGCATCTCGGGGAAGACCTCGGCGGCGTTGCCGACGAGACCGACGGACAATGCGCGCCGCTCTTTCTTGGCCTCGGTGACCAGGCGGATTGCCTCCTCAAGGTCCGCGGTGACGGTATCGAGGTAGCGTTTTTCCTGGCGGCGGCGCAGGCGGGACTCGTCGACATCAACGATGAGGCAGACGCCGCCGTTGAGGGTGACGGCGAGCGGCTGCGCCCCGCCCATGCCGCCACAGCCGCCAGTCAGCGTCAGAGTGCCGGCCAGCGTGCCGTCGTAAAGCTTCTTCGCCACCGCGTAGAAGGTTTCAAAGGTTCCCTGCAGGATGCCCTGGGTGGCGATGTAGATCCAGGAACCGGCGGTCATCTGGCCGTACATCATCAGACCCTCGTCCTCGAGTGCGCGGAAGTGCTCCCAGTTGGCCCAGTCGCCGACGAGGTTGGAGTTGGCGATGAGCACGCGCGGGGCCCACTCGTTGGTCCGCCACACGCCAACGGGCTTGCCGGACTGCACCAGCAGCGTCTC
Above is a window of Corynebacterium sanguinis DNA encoding:
- a CDS encoding carbohydrate ABC transporter permease, whose amino-acid sequence is MSHVVQPLGGHELPPVPGTQGVGEPVRHSPGSSSTPNLALRVFGYIVLAVAVLLILVPLYFIVVTSFKTFQDVYSDPITFWPDPVAPENYSYVWQSSGFAQYLRNSVIITLVLTVVEVILGVMSAYAFAFLRFPGRDLLFLLVIAALMVPNEITIISNYALVASLGWRDSYLGVIVPLAGVAFGAFLMRNHFQSLPREILEASKMDGANFFTTMFRVVLPLSWPTLSAFVLITVVTEWNQYLWPFLITDTPRAATLPVGLTRLQDAEGLTNWAPVMAGTVLTTLPMIIIFLVLQRQMIKGLTAGAVKG
- a CDS encoding ABC transporter substrate-binding protein — translated: MSRTPLRSRLIGLGMALVATAGLTACAGGSMSAGSAGQEGDPSTITFWSNHPGSSRDTELALIEEFEKQNPDLDVELVTAGSNYEEVAQRFNAALAGGDLPDVVVASDVTWFNFALNEATTPLEDLWQENNIDAESYVDTLRDDYEYNGKHYGVPYARSTNLMYWNTDDLQAAGLPTDRGPETWQEFDKWAQKIKADLNKPALTIPDGSNYLDWYFQGMVWAFDGAYSDEWTPTFTSPGTIEAGKFLQDQVRKGHVEISTDPTVAFGNGNVSGLLQSTGSLGGLNKSATVPFITTFLPGPSPSAATGGAGLAIPNGISDERKANAVKFADFMTNEENTITFSQATGYMPVRKDAVTNPREEQFLNENPNARTAIEQLGENTQPQDYARVFVPGGGQRIGAALDRITIGNEDVETVFDELNKETEQVVKRDIEPKL
- a CDS encoding ABC transporter ATP-binding protein; this encodes MATVVFRQASRIFDPERPSAANRINLEIADGEFLVLVGPSGCGKSTTLRMLAGLEPVDEGEILIDGEDVARTQPRDRDVAMVFQSYALYPNMTARQNMAFALKNAKVDRAVIEERVAFAARMLELEDLLDKKPAAMSGGQRQRVAMGRAIVRQPKVFLMDEPLSNLDAKLRVSTRAQILELQRSLGTTTVYVTHDQTEAMTMGDRVCVLKQGVVQQVDTPRTLYTNPGNSFVAGFIGTPAITLIDAVEVNNATATIGSVQYNIPSAIASKINEANVLVGVRPENWEIVGVGAGAAGRAVPVVVNIIEHLGAQQYVYGTCAADAGVSVRGENITVEVPRGVEIEKGDTIYLRPAAGGALFFHPETEINYDYL
- the hutI gene encoding imidazolonepropionase, which translates into the protein MATLLTGISELRTVSELGTVHDAALLTRGGLIEWVGPADQAPPADETVDLGGRAVLPGWVDSHTHMVFDGNRADEFEARMAGKSYAAGGIAVTMEATRQASTARLDALVAERVAAGHAGGTTSFETKTGYGLDVASEAEAAKVAARHVGDVTFLGAHLVPPGADPETYVGEVVGPMLEAVREHVQWIDVFCERGAFTEAQSRRVLEAGRAAGLGLRVHGNQLGEGPGVRLAVELGAASVDHVNHLTESDIELLAGSETVATILPACDLSTREKLAPARTLLDAGVTVAIASNLNPGTSFTSSMNFCVTTAVLQQHLSLDEAITAATTGGAKALRRHDVGGGKDPSGRPAKGTLVPGAAADLHVLNTTSAIDLAYRPGMPLTWQTWVGGDLVFSA
- a CDS encoding urocanate hydratase — its product is MSEKNWAEGAREVRAPRGTDISAKSWQTEAPLRMLHNNLDPEVAEHPDTLVVYGGTGRAARSWEAFDAIVDTLRELEPDETLLVQSGKPVGVWRTNEWAPRVLIANSNLVGDWANWEHFRALEDEGLMMYGQMTAGSWIYIATQGILQGTFETFYAVAKKLYDGTLAGTLTLTGGCGGMGGAQPLAVTLNGGVCLIVDVDESRLRRRQEKRYLDTVTADLEEAIRLVTEAKKERRALSVGLVGNAAEVFPEMLRRHRAGELTVDIVTDQTSAHDPLAYLPTEITVDQWHAEAAADPVTFTKKAREAMATQVQAMVEFKDSGAEVFDYGNSIRDEARKAGYTRAFEFPGFVPAYIRPLFCEGLGPFRWVALSGDPEDIKVTDQAIKDAFPDNEHLHHWLDAAEEYVEFEGLPARICWLGYGERAKAGVIFNNLVKEGKVKAPIVIGRDHLDSGSVASPYRETEAMLDGTDAVADWPLLNAMTAVAGGATWVSIHHGGGVGMGRSIHTGQVTVADGTQLAEAKLKAVLTNDPGMGVIRHVDAGYTRAHGVAEERGVRIPMKFTARD